The following proteins come from a genomic window of Methanosarcina sp. MTP4:
- a CDS encoding corrinoid protein gives MSSREEILNGLADAVVSGKQGLAVELANQAIEEGIDAYEAIMKGCAHGMSIVSDKYDKREMFVPHIMMSARAMNSAVEVLQPHVNVESIEDPGHVVMGVAFGDIHDIGINLVNSLLAAAGFNVHHLGRDVSPEQFIEAAKENNADVIGVSALMTTSMLGMKDVVKLASEEVPGVKVMVGGGPVSQKFCDDIGADAYAENAPEAIKAVKRLVTERRA, from the coding sequence ATGAGTTCCAGGGAAGAAATCTTAAACGGATTAGCGGATGCTGTGGTCAGCGGAAAGCAGGGCCTTGCTGTGGAGCTTGCAAATCAAGCAATTGAAGAAGGCATTGATGCCTACGAAGCGATCATGAAGGGCTGTGCTCACGGGATGAGCATTGTGAGTGACAAGTATGACAAAAGAGAGATGTTTGTCCCCCATATCATGATGTCGGCACGGGCGATGAACTCGGCCGTGGAAGTCCTTCAGCCTCATGTGAATGTTGAAAGTATCGAAGACCCCGGGCACGTGGTCATGGGGGTGGCTTTTGGCGACATCCATGACATAGGGATCAACCTGGTAAACAGCCTGCTTGCAGCTGCAGGTTTTAACGTGCACCACCTGGGAAGGGACGTTTCCCCCGAACAGTTTATCGAGGCTGCAAAAGAAAATAACGCAGACGTAATCGGGGTATCGGCTCTCATGACCACAAGCATGCTTGGCATGAAAGATGTGGTAAAACTGGCCAGCGAAGAGGTTCCCGGCGTAAAGGTTATGGTCGGGGGAGGGCCCGTATCCCAGAAATTCTGCGACGATATAGGTGCGGATGCCTATGCCGAAAACGCTCCTGAAGCTATTAAAGCCGTCAAAAGGCTCGTGACCGAAAGGAGGGCATAA
- a CDS encoding ATP-binding protein: protein MGRLEAPTDMLERLYAITAEKLEDERLSRFPFRNVDEAFHYFADRKDLVLILDEFPYMASTESSIPSVLQDYWDHKIKDTKSKIFVCGSSISMMEKQFFNYSSPLYGRRTKQVNLQPLKFTSLGDFFPDASLDELIAIYAVLGGTPAYLLEYEGDIFETIKARVLKKEEFLYRDAEFILREELREPRYYFTIIRSIAFGNASSGKIINDTGLSKDVVGKYLQVLQELDIIERRIPVTEGIKSRKGIYRIKDSYFRFYFRFIFPNIEHIELGDRDFVLDKIKSAFNKYLGPAFENIMLEILKENRSLLPMKFKKIGSWWKGEDEIDLVAMNEKTDEILFGEIKYTARKTSVKVLNDLKKKAGKVKWGSEGCKEHYLLVSMSGFDEELRELAAAEKVTLIDRDVLEKVVLK, encoded by the coding sequence GTGGGCAGGCTGGAAGCCCCGACCGACATGCTCGAGCGCCTTTATGCCATCACCGCAGAGAAGCTGGAGGATGAAAGGCTTTCCCGCTTTCCTTTCAGGAACGTTGACGAGGCATTCCACTATTTTGCGGACAGGAAAGACCTGGTGCTCATCCTGGACGAGTTTCCTTACATGGCGAGCACGGAAAGCTCCATCCCTTCGGTTTTGCAGGACTACTGGGACCATAAGATCAAGGACACAAAGAGCAAGATCTTTGTCTGCGGCTCTTCCATTTCCATGATGGAAAAACAGTTTTTCAACTACTCATCCCCCCTTTACGGCAGGAGGACAAAGCAGGTCAACCTCCAGCCCCTTAAATTCACAAGCCTGGGAGATTTCTTCCCGGACGCCAGCCTGGACGAGCTAATCGCAATATACGCCGTCCTCGGGGGCACTCCTGCCTACCTGCTGGAATACGAAGGCGATATTTTCGAGACAATAAAAGCCCGGGTCCTGAAAAAGGAAGAATTCCTCTACAGGGACGCCGAATTCATCCTCCGGGAAGAACTCCGGGAGCCAAGGTATTATTTTACGATCATCCGCTCGATTGCCTTCGGGAACGCAAGCTCAGGCAAAATCATAAACGACACCGGCCTGTCCAAAGACGTGGTCGGGAAATACCTGCAGGTACTTCAGGAACTGGACATCATAGAGAGGAGAATTCCGGTAACAGAAGGAATAAAGTCCAGAAAAGGGATCTACCGGATAAAAGACAGCTACTTCAGATTCTATTTCAGGTTCATCTTTCCGAACATCGAGCACATCGAACTGGGGGACAGGGATTTTGTCCTGGACAAGATCAAAAGCGCATTCAATAAATACCTGGGACCTGCATTCGAAAACATAATGCTCGAAATCTTAAAGGAAAACAGAAGCCTCCTCCCGATGAAGTTCAAGAAAATCGGAAGCTGGTGGAAAGGAGAAGACGAAATTGACCTTGTAGCTATGAATGAGAAAACGGACGAAATCCTTTTCGGCGAGATAAAGTACACGGCCAGAAAAACGAGTGTCAAAGTCCTTAACGATCTCAAAAAGAAAGCTGGAAAGGTCAAGTGGGGCTCTGAGGGATGCAAAGAACATTACCTGCTTGTCAGCATGAGCGGGTTCGATGAGGAACTGCGGGAGCTTGCGGCTGCTGAAAAAGTTACATTGATTGACAGGGACGTGCTCGAAAAAGTAGTTTTGAAATGA
- a CDS encoding MtaA/CmuA family methyltransferase: protein MNSKERFLAALAREEVDRVSVACPLQTATVEMMAETGAAWPEAHSSAQKMAKLALAANRLGGIESVRVPFDLCVEAEALGSAIHGGKSDSQPSIKDPVLSDPEKLYSLEVPDPSEAGRMPVVLEAIKLVKEEDPTLPIIAGITGPFTLAGQIRGVEALLMDMFDNPGFFKDLLSFTTVLLISYGRALEEAGADSIVVIDPSAGSELLGCDFYQEAAYPPCSKLVHSLDKPAILHICGDSTPLLGMMADTGVAGVSLDHLVDIQKAKELVGDRVAIIGNINPPDTLFLGSPEDVRAEALECIARGVDILAPGCGIPPGTKLENIKAMAEAAKIVEK from the coding sequence ATGAATAGTAAGGAACGTTTTCTTGCTGCCCTTGCGCGAGAAGAAGTGGACAGGGTCTCTGTAGCCTGTCCTCTTCAGACAGCAACTGTTGAGATGATGGCGGAAACCGGGGCAGCCTGGCCCGAAGCACATTCCAGCGCACAGAAGATGGCAAAACTGGCCCTTGCCGCCAACCGGTTAGGAGGAATTGAAAGCGTAAGGGTTCCCTTCGATCTATGTGTTGAAGCCGAAGCTCTGGGCTCTGCCATACACGGAGGAAAATCCGATTCCCAGCCTTCCATCAAAGATCCGGTTCTCAGTGATCCGGAGAAACTCTATTCCCTGGAAGTCCCGGATCCTTCAGAAGCCGGAAGGATGCCCGTGGTGCTAGAGGCAATAAAGCTCGTGAAAGAAGAGGACCCCACCCTCCCGATCATAGCCGGGATTACCGGGCCCTTTACCCTTGCCGGGCAGATAAGAGGTGTCGAAGCCCTGTTAATGGACATGTTCGATAACCCGGGCTTCTTTAAGGACCTGCTCTCCTTCACAACCGTGTTGCTGATAAGTTACGGGCGTGCCCTTGAAGAAGCCGGAGCCGATTCGATCGTAGTCATCGATCCCTCGGCAGGCAGCGAGCTCCTGGGATGTGACTTCTACCAGGAGGCAGCCTATCCCCCCTGTTCCAAACTTGTCCACAGCCTGGACAAACCGGCCATCCTCCACATCTGTGGGGATTCAACCCCTCTTCTGGGGATGATGGCAGACACAGGAGTTGCAGGTGTCAGCCTTGACCATCTGGTGGACATCCAAAAGGCAAAAGAACTGGTGGGGGACAGGGTTGCAATCATAGGCAACATCAACCCCCCGGACACCCTCTTCCTGGGCAGTCCGGAAGACGTCCGGGCCGAAGCTCTCGAATGCATTGCCAGGGGAGTGGACATCCTCGCCCCGGGCTGCGGAATTCCCCCCGGAACGAAGCTCGAGAATATAAAGGCTATGGCTGAGGCGGCAAAAATAGTCGAAAAATGA
- a CDS encoding uroporphyrinogen decarboxylase family protein: MDEMSSGERIKKAIDLKEPDMVPSFGPCSWGVNMAGDNVNRMGKPEKDVYFPKFVHNPDIYADAWVKALDRFGFDFVHVLVGSNVLALPMGCKEAEPPWGIPQVVGEAIEKVEDWKNLKFPNMDTDGKIPVQLSSIRLLDKELHEKRGDDVFVTGTVIAPLTLAGFLLGVEPLMFAMIEKPDETRELVEFCADVGLECAKAQIDAGADHIFTPDPTASGDLIPADFYEQLAFPAAKRQSEAIRKYKDKYAHHYHICGNTADRLEILAEVGMSVLSLDNQVSLKEAKERIGDKVCLCGNVNPADTLFMGTPEKVEAESKQCIADAGPGGGFILWSGCDFPLDCPLENIDRFYEMPKKYGKYPLKG, from the coding sequence ATGGACGAAATGAGTAGTGGAGAACGGATCAAAAAAGCAATCGACCTGAAAGAACCCGACATGGTCCCGAGTTTCGGCCCCTGCAGCTGGGGCGTAAACATGGCCGGAGACAACGTCAACCGCATGGGAAAGCCTGAAAAGGACGTTTACTTCCCTAAATTCGTCCACAATCCAGACATTTACGCCGACGCCTGGGTAAAAGCCCTGGACCGTTTCGGTTTCGATTTCGTCCATGTCCTTGTGGGCTCCAACGTCCTTGCCCTTCCCATGGGCTGCAAAGAAGCCGAACCACCCTGGGGCATCCCTCAGGTCGTCGGAGAAGCCATCGAAAAAGTAGAGGACTGGAAGAACCTGAAATTCCCCAACATGGATACCGACGGGAAGATCCCTGTCCAGCTCTCCTCAATCAGGCTGCTTGACAAAGAACTGCACGAAAAGCGCGGGGACGATGTCTTTGTCACGGGAACGGTTATTGCCCCCCTGACCCTTGCCGGTTTCCTGCTGGGTGTGGAGCCCCTGATGTTTGCCATGATCGAAAAGCCCGATGAAACCAGGGAGCTAGTGGAATTCTGTGCTGACGTTGGTCTCGAATGCGCAAAAGCCCAGATCGATGCCGGGGCAGATCACATCTTCACCCCTGACCCGACAGCTTCGGGCGACCTGATCCCTGCGGACTTTTACGAGCAGCTTGCATTCCCCGCCGCAAAGCGCCAGTCCGAAGCAATCCGCAAATACAAGGACAAATACGCCCACCACTACCACATCTGCGGAAACACAGCCGACCGCCTGGAAATCCTGGCTGAAGTGGGCATGAGCGTGCTCAGCCTGGACAACCAGGTAAGCCTCAAAGAAGCAAAGGAAAGGATAGGGGACAAAGTCTGCCTCTGCGGAAACGTAAACCCGGCTGACACCCTTTTCATGGGTACTCCCGAAAAAGTCGAAGCCGAAAGCAAACAGTGCATCGCGGACGCAGGCCCCGGAGGCGGCTTCATCCTCTGGTCAGGCTGCGACTTCCCGCTGGACTGCCCCCTTGAAAACATCGATCGTTTCTACGAAATGCCCAAAAAATACGGAAAATACCCACTGAAGGGCTGA
- a CDS encoding uroporphyrinogen decarboxylase family protein, which translates to MDEMSHGERIKKAIDLKEPDRVPAFSPCSWGVNMAGDNINRVGKPEKDVYLPKFVHNPDIYADAWVKAVDRFGFDFVHVLVGSNVLALPMGCKEVEPPWGVPQVVSEAIEKVEDWKDLKFPNMDTDGKIPVQLSAIRLLDKELHEKRGDDIFVTGTFMAPMSLAGFLLGVEPLMFAMIEKPDETRELLEFCADVGIECAKAQIDAGADHIFTPDPTASGDLIPAEFYEQLAFPAAKRQSEAIRKYKDKYAHHYHICGNTADRLETLAEVGMSVISLDNQVSLKDAKKRIGDKVCLCGNVNPADALFMGTPEKVEAESKQCIADAGPGGGFILWSGCDFPLDCPLENVERFYEMPKKYGKYPLQG; encoded by the coding sequence ATGGACGAAATGAGCCATGGAGAACGGATCAAAAAAGCAATCGACCTGAAAGAACCTGATAGGGTCCCGGCATTTAGCCCCTGCAGCTGGGGCGTAAACATGGCCGGGGACAACATCAACCGCGTGGGGAAGCCTGAAAAAGACGTTTACCTCCCGAAATTCGTCCATAACCCGGACATCTACGCCGACGCCTGGGTCAAAGCCGTGGACCGGTTCGGTTTCGACTTTGTCCATGTCCTTGTGGGCTCCAACGTCCTCGCCCTTCCCATGGGCTGCAAGGAAGTCGAACCACCATGGGGTGTCCCGCAGGTCGTCAGCGAAGCTATCGAAAAAGTAGAGGACTGGAAGGACCTGAAATTCCCGAACATGGACACCGACGGGAAAATCCCTGTCCAGCTCTCCGCAATAAGGCTGCTCGACAAAGAACTGCACGAAAAGCGCGGGGACGATATCTTTGTCACAGGAACGTTTATGGCCCCTATGAGCCTTGCAGGTTTCCTGCTGGGAGTCGAGCCCCTGATGTTTGCAATGATCGAAAAGCCCGACGAGACCAGGGAGCTCCTTGAGTTCTGCGCCGATGTGGGAATCGAATGTGCAAAGGCCCAGATAGACGCCGGAGCCGACCACATCTTCACCCCTGACCCGACAGCCTCGGGTGACCTGATCCCTGCGGAATTTTACGAGCAGCTTGCATTCCCCGCTGCAAAAAGGCAGTCGGAAGCGATACGCAAATACAAGGACAAATACGCCCATCACTATCACATCTGCGGAAACACAGCCGACCGCCTGGAAACCCTGGCCGAAGTGGGAATGAGCGTTATAAGCCTGGACAATCAGGTAAGCCTCAAAGATGCAAAGAAAAGAATAGGGGACAAAGTCTGCCTCTGCGGAAACGTAAACCCGGCAGACGCCCTTTTCATGGGAACCCCCGAGAAAGTCGAAGCCGAAAGCAAACAGTGCATCGCAGACGCAGGTCCCGGAGGCGGGTTCATTCTCTGGTCAGGCTGCGACTTCCCGCTGGACTGCCCACTTGAAAATGTCGAACGTTTCTACGAAATGCCCAAAAAATACGGGAAATACCCGCTCCAGGGCTAA
- a CDS encoding S-layer protein domain-containing protein, protein MIGNKNQSPTFIVLTTSNAKEGVVNLKYFKLIAVALVVLCVFLPGISPCSADTLEIRGTTYDTGSVEADDLSWDFRTFDGFIYGIRAPYGYVTTVIPERLYYTDKGGSPALGKSNPTSHTFDEGELIYYTQPIDTPYEVFDNEIGVTKIDFAPFFYMFGKVYIAAGYDATNLATLVFAQGPDDRKTLKVGETWEWPEGYSLTLNDVDIEGNTCHFSLCKDGELLESGIVDTGTGDINDKIYTANADVGSSSDLIYFVIFVDSVFQGSTDKFANFKYSFLIDQYQPFSVDEDYEYGVFTVDSAAKEGITMSNKKGIKFTVDRDAKCYLTDEWYFRISDMGKGTNGGYVIYPAMEVTLGEENRLSEDTGAEEPVAEEIESEELIVINMSEVDALETEESIPGDTIAEENSEEAKTAKSSSAPGFGIPLAALSIFSMVLLFRRKLS, encoded by the coding sequence GTGATAGGGAATAAAAACCAATCACCCACTTTTATTGTATTAACAACAAGTAATGCAAAAGAGGGAGTTGTAAACTTGAAGTATTTTAAACTGATAGCGGTAGCTCTGGTTGTACTATGTGTATTTTTACCAGGAATTTCTCCGTGTTCAGCAGACACTTTGGAAATTCGTGGTACCACGTACGACACCGGGAGTGTAGAAGCAGATGACCTTTCATGGGATTTTAGAACATTTGATGGATTTATATATGGCATAAGAGCTCCTTACGGCTATGTTACGACAGTAATCCCGGAGAGGCTTTATTATACTGACAAAGGTGGAAGCCCTGCGCTTGGCAAATCAAATCCTACTTCTCATACATTTGATGAAGGAGAACTTATCTATTATACCCAGCCAATCGACACCCCATATGAAGTTTTTGACAATGAAATTGGTGTGACTAAAATTGATTTTGCACCATTCTTTTACATGTTCGGCAAGGTTTACATCGCAGCTGGATATGACGCTACCAATCTTGCTACCTTAGTCTTTGCACAGGGGCCTGATGACAGAAAAACGCTCAAAGTAGGAGAAACATGGGAATGGCCGGAAGGCTACAGCCTAACCCTGAACGATGTAGACATTGAAGGAAATACATGCCATTTCTCACTGTGCAAAGATGGCGAGCTATTAGAATCAGGAATAGTGGACACAGGTACAGGTGACATTAACGACAAGATTTACACGGCTAATGCGGATGTCGGCAGCAGTTCCGACCTTATATACTTTGTAATATTCGTGGACTCCGTCTTCCAGGGGAGCACCGATAAGTTTGCCAATTTCAAATACTCGTTCCTGATAGACCAATATCAACCGTTTTCTGTTGATGAAGATTATGAGTATGGTGTTTTCACGGTAGATTCCGCAGCGAAGGAGGGCATTACGATGTCCAACAAGAAAGGAATCAAGTTTACGGTAGATAGGGATGCAAAGTGTTACCTTACTGACGAATGGTATTTCAGGATCTCGGATATGGGCAAAGGGACGAATGGCGGATATGTCATCTATCCTGCAATGGAAGTAACATTAGGAGAAGAGAATAGACTATCTGAAGATACAGGCGCAGAAGAACCAGTAGCAGAGGAAATCGAGTCTGAAGAACTTATCGTCATTAACATGAGTGAAGTAGATGCGCTTGAAACCGAAGAGTCGATCCCCGGAGACACGATCGCTGAGGAAAATAGCGAGGAAGCTAAAACTGCAAAATCAAGTAGTGCACCGGGATTTGGAATACCGCTTGCTGCTTTGAGTATTTTTTCAATGGTGTTACTTTTCAGAAGAAAACTGAGCTGA
- a CDS encoding metal-sulfur cluster assembly factor, whose product MHLTFNSVFFIGGSAITVSKDEIIEVLKNVYGLEIPINIVDLGLVYGVDVEGDRVDIRMTLAKAGCSKCTFITEEVRKKVEAIEGVKQAKVELVWDPPWTPARISGRIPEDVKKQILA is encoded by the coding sequence ATGCATTTAACTTTCAATTCCGTATTTTTCATAGGGGGAAGTGCTATCACCGTTAGCAAAGACGAAATTATCGAAGTTCTCAAAAACGTCTACGGACTCGAGATTCCTATCAACATAGTGGACCTCGGGCTTGTCTACGGCGTGGACGTTGAAGGGGACAGGGTAGATATCAGGATGACACTTGCAAAAGCGGGCTGTTCAAAGTGCACGTTCATCACGGAAGAAGTCCGGAAAAAGGTCGAGGCAATCGAAGGGGTGAAGCAGGCGAAGGTCGAACTGGTCTGGGACCCGCCCTGGACGCCGGCCAGGATATCGGGAAGGATCCCGGAAGATGTAAAAAAGCAGATTTTGGCCTGA
- a CDS encoding corrinoid protein, whose product MSSKEEILNELADAVVGGKQDLAVELANKAIDEGVDAYETIMKGCAHGMSIVSDKYDKREMFVPHIMMSARAMNSAVEVLQPHVNVESIEDPGHVVMGVAFGDIHDIGINLVNSLLAAAGFNVHHLGKDVAPENFIEAAKEHNADVIGVSALMTTSMLVMKDVVKLTSEEVPGVKVMVGGGPVSQNFCDDIGADAYAENAPEAIKAVKRLVAERRA is encoded by the coding sequence ATGAGTTCTAAGGAAGAAATCTTAAACGAATTAGCGGATGCTGTGGTCGGCGGAAAGCAGGACCTTGCAGTAGAGCTTGCGAATAAAGCAATCGACGAAGGCGTTGATGCCTACGAAACAATCATGAAGGGCTGTGCTCACGGGATGAGTATTGTGAGTGACAAGTATGATAAAAGGGAGATGTTTGTCCCCCATATCATGATGTCGGCCCGGGCGATGAACTCGGCCGTGGAAGTCCTGCAGCCTCATGTGAATGTTGAAAGTATCGAAGACCCCGGGCACGTGGTCATGGGGGTGGCTTTTGGCGACATCCACGACATAGGGATCAACCTGGTAAACAGCCTGCTTGCAGCTGCCGGTTTCAACGTCCACCACCTGGGAAAGGACGTTGCTCCCGAAAATTTCATCGAGGCTGCAAAAGAGCACAACGCTGACGTAATCGGAGTATCGGCCCTCATGACCACAAGCATGCTGGTCATGAAAGATGTAGTAAAACTGACCAGCGAAGAGGTTCCCGGCGTAAAGGTCATGGTCGGGGGAGGGCCCGTATCCCAGAACTTCTGCGACGATATAGGGGCGGATGCCTACGCCGAAAACGCTCCTGAAGCCATTAAAGCCGTCAAAAGGCTCGTAGCCGAAAGGAGGGCATAA
- a CDS encoding winged helix-turn-helix domain-containing protein, with translation MNSEPLTESPNLSGKNSQSVTGEPISSLENVPDYFLKYDVESSYFEELHSIKEEVTSLRNEFSRFLQRANQQHIEGMLTEMRKNFMKPMVDYICEDANERMHNNMTRDCGMREFCETAFKDILQETAGLVGRGKVDSETVKQYRSRLEELRKEAKTPQCSKCFSEATSLFEKQVKLMRSLQIYEDREEEGKKGNISEMPPEKLVSEICEPIANKQRLLMLKALSGESKTFSELSKLTGLRGGNLLFHLQKLLDTGMILQRSERGDYIITRKGFSTLQGLSRIYSEVGEA, from the coding sequence ATGAACTCCGAACCCCTAACAGAGAGTCCAAACCTGAGCGGAAAAAATAGCCAGTCAGTAACCGGGGAACCCATAAGTTCACTTGAAAATGTCCCTGACTATTTTTTGAAATATGATGTTGAGAGTAGTTACTTTGAAGAACTGCATTCCATAAAAGAAGAAGTTACCTCCCTTCGAAACGAGTTCTCCCGCTTCCTGCAGCGGGCAAACCAGCAGCATATCGAAGGGATGCTGACAGAGATGAGAAAGAACTTCATGAAGCCCATGGTTGACTACATCTGTGAGGACGCAAACGAGAGGATGCACAACAACATGACCCGGGACTGCGGGATGCGGGAGTTCTGCGAAACGGCATTTAAGGACATCTTGCAGGAAACTGCTGGGCTGGTTGGCAGGGGAAAGGTCGACTCAGAGACCGTAAAGCAGTACAGGAGCAGGCTGGAGGAACTCCGGAAAGAGGCAAAAACTCCCCAGTGCAGCAAGTGCTTTTCGGAAGCAACTTCCCTCTTTGAAAAGCAGGTCAAGCTCATGCGCTCCCTCCAGATCTACGAGGACCGGGAAGAAGAAGGCAAAAAAGGAAATATCAGCGAAATGCCACCCGAAAAGCTGGTCTCCGAAATCTGCGAGCCTATTGCTAACAAACAGCGCCTTCTTATGCTAAAGGCTCTTTCCGGGGAAAGCAAGACCTTCTCCGAGCTTTCAAAACTGACCGGCCTCAGGGGCGGAAACCTCCTCTTCCACCTCCAGAAACTCCTCGACACCGGGATGATCCTGCAGAGAAGCGAACGTGGAGACTACATCATCACCCGAAAGGGATTTTCTACACTCCAGGGGCTTTCACGGATCTATTCTGAAGTTGGAGAGGCTTAA
- a CDS encoding PAS domain S-box protein has translation MNKFPFYNRDTVDRRHKQISLKNLARGTTITRNEMQNSFSGKKKTGSEKPDFLEAFGSFDELKAVLENIPSVIFLRKAEAGFPVDFVSENVSLFGYEAADFKDGKLLYSDLIHPEDLEAFGFAVISNSERGIRDYAQKYRVLTKAGKVRWVEDRTLVRYGQKGRIRDYIGFIRDTTEEKELEEKLEYSEKKFKALLEYSDDGIIIHDRDGKFLEANETSCKRLGYSREELLQMTPYDLDPKYKKSLPKIFKRIYREGEYNFETVHMRKDGSIFPIILNTHIMEYDGKTMVLTVAKDMREQKKTKEDLLYAMKVRNVLETVVNNSPVVVFLCSPENKWPVEFISENISQFGYRVEDFTEGKLLFGDIIHPSDFEKVKDNLRRNCLEGQTDFSQEYRILTGDGQVRWVDERTFIQADEKGETAYLQCVIMDITERKQESDFLRIQCEMGIALITTDDFKETFKQLLDLALQVSPIDSGCLYLVDKETGALSMETQKGLSPSFLKFASNYDGNSVMARLARNGQPVYKHHSEICSLTNVKLQPNEKLKAAAFIPISYKGEFVAALKLTSHTEDEIPENARKTLETIATELGTAIGRIMEKAELKKTCRDLEGLFNTLDDLLFIMDDDGCIVKCNHAFLKRLKYTEEELLGRSVVSLLPYKKQLEVAKNLSEILEGKKSFSLPLLSKEGEEILTETRISRGNWKNREVLISLSRPAQETAEGE, from the coding sequence TTGAATAAATTTCCTTTTTATAATAGAGATACTGTGGACAGGCGCCACAAGCAGATAAGCCTGAAAAATCTTGCGAGGGGGACCACTATTACCAGAAATGAGATGCAAAACAGTTTTTCCGGAAAGAAAAAGACCGGCAGTGAAAAACCTGATTTTTTAGAGGCTTTTGGGTCATTTGATGAGCTAAAAGCTGTTCTGGAAAACATTCCCTCAGTTATTTTTTTGCGAAAAGCAGAGGCAGGGTTCCCTGTGGATTTTGTCTCCGAAAACGTTTCACTTTTCGGGTATGAGGCCGCGGATTTCAAGGACGGAAAACTCCTATACTCAGACCTTATCCACCCTGAAGACCTGGAAGCCTTCGGCTTTGCCGTAATCAGCAATTCCGAAAGAGGGATCAGGGACTATGCCCAGAAATACCGTGTTCTAACAAAGGCCGGGAAAGTGCGCTGGGTAGAGGACCGGACTCTTGTAAGGTACGGGCAGAAAGGGAGAATAAGAGATTATATCGGCTTCATCAGGGACACCACCGAAGAAAAAGAGCTTGAAGAAAAGCTGGAATACTCGGAAAAGAAGTTCAAAGCCCTTCTGGAATACAGTGACGACGGCATCATCATCCACGACAGAGACGGGAAGTTCCTGGAAGCAAACGAGACAAGCTGCAAGCGCCTCGGGTACAGCAGAGAAGAGCTCCTGCAGATGACGCCCTATGACCTTGATCCGAAGTACAAAAAAAGCCTCCCGAAAATCTTCAAACGAATCTATCGGGAAGGGGAGTACAACTTCGAAACCGTACACATGCGAAAGGACGGATCTATCTTCCCCATCATATTGAATACGCACATCATGGAATATGACGGAAAGACCATGGTCCTGACGGTTGCAAAGGACATGAGGGAACAAAAAAAGACGAAGGAAGACCTGCTCTATGCCATGAAGGTCAGGAATGTCCTGGAAACTGTTGTAAACAACAGTCCGGTTGTTGTATTTCTCTGCAGTCCCGAGAACAAATGGCCTGTGGAATTCATATCCGAGAACATCAGCCAGTTCGGGTATAGGGTTGAAGATTTTACAGAAGGGAAGCTGCTTTTTGGCGACATCATACATCCATCTGACTTTGAAAAAGTCAAAGACAACCTGAGGAGGAACTGCCTGGAAGGGCAGACCGATTTCAGCCAGGAATATCGCATACTGACCGGGGACGGGCAGGTCCGCTGGGTGGACGAACGGACTTTCATCCAGGCGGATGAGAAAGGGGAAACTGCCTACCTGCAGTGCGTTATCATGGACATCACCGAACGCAAGCAGGAAAGCGATTTCCTGCGGATCCAATGCGAAATGGGAATTGCACTCATCACAACGGACGATTTTAAGGAAACCTTTAAACAGCTGCTTGACCTGGCGCTGCAGGTAAGCCCAATCGATTCGGGATGCTTATACTTAGTGGACAAAGAAACGGGAGCTCTCTCCATGGAAACCCAGAAGGGGCTATCTCCGAGTTTTTTGAAGTTTGCTTCTAACTATGACGGGAATTCCGTAATGGCACGGCTGGCAAGAAACGGGCAGCCCGTATACAAGCACCACTCCGAGATCTGCTCCCTGACAAATGTAAAACTCCAGCCTAATGAAAAACTTAAGGCTGCGGCTTTTATCCCAATCTCCTATAAAGGAGAATTTGTGGCAGCCCTCAAACTTACCTCCCACACGGAAGATGAAATCCCTGAAAACGCTCGTAAGACCCTTGAAACCATAGCAACCGAATTAGGTACCGCTATCGGAAGGATAATGGAAAAAGCCGAACTCAAGAAAACCTGTAGAGATCTTGAGGGGCTCTTCAATACCCTGGACGACCTCCTTTTCATAATGGATGATGATGGCTGTATTGTCAAATGCAATCATGCATTTTTGAAAAGACTGAAGTATACGGAAGAGGAACTTCTCGGGCGAAGTGTAGTCTCCCTTCTCCCCTATAAAAAACAACTGGAAGTAGCAAAGAATTTATCGGAAATTCTTGAAGGGAAAAAGTCTTTTAGTCTTCCCTTATTAAGTAAAGAAGGAGAAGAAATACTGACTGAAACCCGAATAAGCAGAGGAAACTGGAAAAACAGGGAAGTCCTGATCAGCCTTTCCCGTCCCGCGCAGGAAACCGCTGAGGGTGAATAA